In Desulfofundulus luciae, one DNA window encodes the following:
- a CDS encoding alpha/beta-type small acid-soluble spore protein — translation MGHKKDNDKLRTERQLDRLKWETARELGLEDDLANAGDELTVREAGKIGGNMVRKLVKAGEEALAEEGDRKARLNLQDDF, via the coding sequence ATGGGTCATAAGAAGGACAACGACAAGCTGCGTACGGAAAGGCAACTGGATAGGCTTAAGTGGGAGACGGCCAGGGAACTGGGCCTGGAGGATGATCTGGCCAATGCCGGGGATGAGTTGACCGTGCGGGAAGCGGGGAAAATTGGCGGAAACATGGTACGTAAACTTGTTAAGGCCGGGGAAGAGGCGCTGGCCGAAGAAGGGGATCGCAAAGCCCGGCTGAACCTTCAAGATGACTTTTAG